TCTCGTGCCTGCCGCCGGGCTCGACGATCTCGTCGCGCAGGTCCGCGCGCTGGACATGGCGGAGGTGCGCCGCAAGATCGCCGCCTCCGAGGCCGAACGGGTCGCCTGACGAGTCATCCCGCCCCGCGCGGGCGGCCCGCAGGCCCGCTTGTCCCTTGTGCCGCCGCGCGCGGCGGTGGTCTCCTGATGCCATGGCGCAGCGAGCCGAAGACGAGTGGAACGCGCGAGTCTGGAGGGTGCGAGCGAAGGACGGTCGGCAGGCGCCCGAGCCCGTATCGCTGACCAAGATCCGGCGAGGCGTGGAGCTCGGCAAGCTCCACGTGGACATGGAAATCGCCCAGGTGGCCCTCGCCGCCTGCCACGAGGTAGGGGCCTACGCTTCGGCCGTGCACATGGCCGTGCTGTTCTCCGGCCGCGAGCTCGAGGAGACCTGCGCGAAGGTCGCGTGCACGCTCTCTCTCAAAGGCGCCCCGCAACAGGCGGAGTAGCCCGCGTGCCCTCTTCCCCGCCCTCTTTCCCGCCCTCTTCCCCGCCTGCGAGCGCGACGATCGCGGGCGTGTTCGTGGGCGGCGCTTCACGGCGGATGGGCTCCCCCAAGGGGCTGCTCACCCTCGGTGGACGCCCGCTCGTGGAGCGATGGCTCGCCGTGCTGGAGCGCCTCGGTGTGCCCTACGTCTTGGTGGGCGCGCGACCCGAATATGCGCACCTCCCCGCGACGACGCTAGCCGACAGCCCCGCGGGGGTGGGACCGCTCGGCGGCCTCTCCGCGCTGCTGGAGCACGCGGAGGCGCGCGGGTTCACCGCCGCCGTCGCCGTGGCCTGCGACATGCCGTATGTCGACGAGGCGCTGCTCGCGCGGCTCCTCGCGCGCGGCCCGGCGCCGGCGGTCGCCGCACGGCGAGACGGGCGCTGGGAGCCGTTCTTCGCGCGCTACGACGTGGCGAGCCTGCGCCCCCTGCTCACCTCGCGGCTCGCCGAGGGGCGCCACGATCTTCAGGGGTTGCTGGCGCTCGCCAGTACGGTCGAGCTGTCGTTGACCGATGAAGAGCGTGGTAGGCTTCGCGACTGGGATACACCGGCGGACGTCGCCGCCGACACGCACGCCGACACGCACGCTGGAAGGGAGTCGCCCCCATGAAGCTACGAACCCGTGGAAACTCACTGCGCCTGCGGCTGACCCGCTCTGAGGTCGCGCGACTCGCCGAGGGCGGTGAGATCACCGATCGCGTCGAGTTCGGCGCAGGCGCGGCGCTCAGCTATTCGATCGCACGCGCGGACGTGTCGCAGGTGCGGGCCACGCTGGAGGGCGCCCACGTGCGCGTGGAGGCGCCGCCGTCGGTCCTGCGCGAGTGGGCCGGCAGCGAGCAGGTCGGATTCGAAGGCACGCAACCGCTCGACGGCGACCGCGCGCTGAAGATCCTCGTCGAGAAGGACTGGACCTGCCTCACGAAGCGAGAGGGCGACGAAGACGTCGACACCTACCCTCACCCACACGAGACCTGCTAGCTTAGCGCGTGGGGCGCCGCTGAGGCGCCTTTGGCGACCACGGATCGCTGTCACCGCGCGGGTGGCCTGGGGCGCCACCCCAGTGGATCGCGCGTGGGGCGAGCGTCAGCCGGCTGCCAGCTCGGCTGCGCGCTGACCCACGGCGTGCGCCGGGATGGCGGCGAGCCGCGCCGCCTCCACTTCGGGACCGAAGAGGATGCGCCGGTAGAGGACATCGCGCTCGATCTCGGCGAGGCGATAGTTGAGGAGCATCACCGTCGAGGCGATAGGGCTCGAGGTCTGGCCGCGCATGCCGTTCAGCGCGAAGCCTGTGCCGCCTGGAAAGTCGACGATGTGGGCGCGCAAGATCTGGAAGGGCGCGCTCATGGGCATCAGCATCCACGCGACGCCGACGCCAGGGAGGTGCGCGTGCGAGCGGCCCCGGAACACGTAGTCGAAGGTCTCCATGCGCCCGTCCGAGCCGCCGTTCTGCGGAGCGCCGAAGAGCACCCCGAGCGCGTAGCGCAGATCGGCCTTCCCGAGCGGGCTCTCGTACCAGCCATCGCGCGCGCCGCGCCCGAAGCGGAGGGTCTGCTCGACGAGGTCGAGGCGTATTCGAAGGTCCGAGGCGGTGTCTTCGGAGACGAGGCGCTTGCGGCTCGCCGCGAGGAGGGCGTTGCGCGCCGTGACCGTCGTGCGAGGCTCGACGTTGGCGGCCATGGGCTCCTGGTAGCGGGAGTGCGGCAGGATGCTCGCGAGGCCATGGAAGAAGCCGAGGAGCCCCTGCAGCGACTCGACCATGGGGCCGAGCGCGACGGTGTGAGGCCTGTCCCAGGCGGTGACGATCAGGTCGCTCGAGATCATCCCGCTCGCGTGCGTGGCGTGTGAGATCGCGGCATAGGGCAGGTCTGCGCGGACACCCGAGTTCACGAGCAGCCTGCGATCGGTGAAGATCATCCCGGTCTCGCCGCCGGTGTCCGCGAGGACCCCGTCCACGAGCGCCAGCAGCCGCTCGCCGCCCAGGTGATCGAGGCCCATCAGGTAGGTCCTCCGGGCGGCCGCGAGCTTGATCTCGGAGAGCCGGTAGGCGCCGCGCACCTGACGATAGGGCAGTAGGCAATTGACCACGAGCTGGCTTATCGCCCCCTCCTTCGCGAACGACTGGAGAGAGAGCTCGCGGTCGCCCTGGTTGTAGCGGACGATCGCGGACATCGCGTCCCGGAACGAGACCCGGCGGTGGGAAGAGACGAGCGGGGGGATCGCGAACGGGCCATGCGCCGTCGGCAGGAAGCCGGGCAGCGTCTCGCCCTGGGGGTGCTGCGGAGGGGCTTGTACGGCGGAGAGGGCGCACCGTCGACCGTCGCTCAGCACGTAGAGCGCCTCCGAGGTGACGAGGAACCCGCGCTCGGCGTCGCCGTTCGTGTCGTCGAGGACGAAGAGCGGCAGCTCGTTGTCGGGCCAGCGCACGCGCACAGCCACCTCTGCCAGGCGGGGCGGCTGCGGGAACAGCTCGATGTCGGCGAGGCCGAGGAGCGCGTCGCGGAGGTAGTCGACGAGCGAGACGCCCTGAAAGTCGCGGTAGGCGGTCATATGCGCGGCGAAGTGTAACGCGCCCGCGGGAGCCGCGCCCACGCTTCCCCCGCCGCGGTTCGCTCCGTAGTCTGTGGGGCGCAGCCGCGATCCGACGAGGCGTGAGACGCGGGACCGATAGGCACGGACAGGAGGCGAGATGGCAACGAAGAAGAAGGCGTCGAAGGCGACCCGCGCGACGAGGGCGCCCAAGGCGAGCCCCGCGCGGGCGAAAGAGAAGGTCTCCCCCGCCGCACCCCCGGGGGTCGCGCTCCGACTCACGGCAGAGCTCGCGGCGCCGCCGGTGCGCGTCTTCGACGCGTGGATGAGCGGGGAAGGGCACGCCGCGTTCACCGGGGCGGGAGCGACCGTCGAGGCGCGGGTCGGCGGCCGGCACACGGCGTGGGACGGCTACATCGAGGGGACGACCGTCGAGGTCGCGCGTCCGGACCGCATCGTCCAGACCTGGCGCACGAGCGAGTTCCCCGCGGCCGCCCCCGACTCGCGAATCGAGCTGTCCTTTCGGCCGAGCGCGATCGGCACGGAGCTCACCCTCGTGCACACGGGCATTCCGCGCGGTCAGGGCGCGAAATACCGGCGAGGCTGGGAGGAGCACTACTTCTCGCTGATGCGCGCGCACTTCGGCCGCGGCTCTAGTTAGTTAGTGGGTTGAGTCAGCTACGTTAACCAGCCCTCAGCTCACGCGTCGCACGAGCACGATGGGCCACTCCGGCGCGCGCTGGCTCTCGGGCAGGGTAGGGAGAGCCCCCTCGGTCGCGAAGAGCGCCTCGCGGAGGTCGGCCACGTCGCGCCATCGCACGGACCTCCGCGGGTGCAGCGCCCTCGCCACCGCGCGCGAGACCTTCGACGGGACCGGCGAGGAGAACAGCGCTCGCGCGCCGACCGGGCCGTGCGGGCCGAGCCGCGGCTCCTCGCCCGTGAGCAGAACGTAGAGCAAGGCGCCCACGACGAACACGTCGTCCTGCTCGCGCGCGACCTCGTCCGAGACGCGACCGCCGCGCAGGCTGTGAGGCGCCGGCAAATCGGCGTGGGAGTACCCCGCGCCCGCGACCGAGAGGCCGCCATCGTCCAGCAGGTCGACGCTCTCCGTGTTCACGTGACCGAGCCGCACGCCCGCAGCGTGCGCGCGCTCGACGTGAAAGAGCAGCACGTCCGCGATCCGCAGCACCTCGTCGACAGGCAGCCTCCCGCCCGCCGCCAGGCGCCTGTGCTCGAGGCTCTCGCCCGCGCGCGGCGCGGCGACCGCTCGATAGACACCCGACTCCTCGCTGACGTTGTGTGCCGCGCCCATTTCGACCTCCGCGTGGGGGTTCATGCCTTACTCCCTTCGGTCGCGTGGCATAGGCACGCCGCTCGCCGGAGGCTCGCTTGCATGTTCGCTTGCCCCTGTTTGGAACGTGGGGGCATCGCGGGAAATGGATCACAAGGTAGGTAACTATTTCCCGCCGGTGCTCCCCGCGGAGAAGAAGACGTCGCCATCGCGCTTCACGTGACCCTCCGCCACGAGCTTCTCGAGGTGCGCCTCCAGGCTGAGCTTCGCGATCGGGTGGAGCGCGGCGGGTGTGTCGCCGTACGCGACTCGAACCAGCGCGTCGAGGGTGTCTCCCGCGGCGCGCGTCGCCTGGCGCACGCGCTCCTCCCGCGCGAGCCGGTGGGCCACGTACCGCTCGAAGTGGGCGCGCGGCCCGTGGATCGGGTCGCCGTGGGCGGGCAACGCGGTCGCCGCGTCGAGGGCGCCGAGGCGCCTCAGCTGGCACAGGTAGGCGGCCATGTCCCCGCCCCCGGAGGCGGGCGCGATCAGGATGGTCCCCTCGCTCGCCACCATGTCGCCCACGACGAGGGTCCCGCTGGCTTCGTCGAACAGGCACAGGTGCCCCGGCGCGTGCCCGGGAGTGTGGAGCACCCGCAGCGTCATCCGGTGAGGCCCCTCCAACGTGAGCACGTCGCCGTCGTCGAGGGTGCGCACGGGCCCGCGGAAGGCGACGCGGGCTGCGGTGTCGGCGTGCACGAAGAGGGCGAGGCCGAGCTCCCGCGCCAGCACGTCGAGGCCCCCGACGTGGTCGACGTGGTGGTGAGTCGCGAGGAGCCCCACGAGCGTCCGGCCTGCGCTGACGAGACCGCGCGCCCAGGCGAGCCACTCGGCGAGCTCGTCGTCGTCGGGCGTCGCGGGCTCGACCAAGAGCACCTCGCGCGTACCCAGCGCGTAGCTGTTCGTGTGGGTCGCGGGCGGGAGCGTGGGCGTGCGCGCCGCCACGCGCGCGACGCCGGGAGCGACGTCCGTGGGTCCGAGCATGGCGGCTGCCTCTCCCGTTCTCCCTCGCCTCGCGCGCCTGCCTCTCAGCGCTCGACGACGACGGCGAGCGCTTCGCCGCCGCCGATACAGAGGGTCGCGAGGCCGCGCTTCTTGTCGCGCTGGATCATGCTGTGGACCAGGGTGGTGAGGATGCGCGCGCCGCTCGCGCCGATCGGGTGACCGAGGGCCACGGCCCCGCCGCGCACGTTCACGCGCTCGCGGTCGATCTTGCACTGATCGGCGCACACCATCGAGACGACGGCGAAGGCCTCGTTGATCTCGAACAGGTCGATGTCGGCGAGCTTGAGGCCGAGCTTCGCCGCCGCGTTGTCCATGGCCTTCGCGGGCGCCGTCGTGAACCACTCGGGCGCCTGGGCCGCGCCGGCGTACCCGACGATGCGGGCGAGCGGGGTGAGGCCGTGCTTCTT
This genomic window from Myxococcales bacterium contains:
- a CDS encoding molybdenum cofactor guanylyltransferase codes for the protein MGSPKGLLTLGGRPLVERWLAVLERLGVPYVLVGARPEYAHLPATTLADSPAGVGPLGGLSALLEHAEARGFTAAVAVACDMPYVDEALLARLLARGPAPAVAARRDGRWEPFFARYDVASLRPLLTSRLAEGRHDLQGLLALASTVELSLTDEERGRLRDWDTPADVAADTHADTHAGRESPP
- a CDS encoding SRPBCC domain-containing protein — translated: MATKKKASKATRATRAPKASPARAKEKVSPAAPPGVALRLTAELAAPPVRVFDAWMSGEGHAAFTGAGATVEARVGGRHTAWDGYIEGTTVEVARPDRIVQTWRTSEFPAAAPDSRIELSFRPSAIGTELTLVHTGIPRGQGAKYRRGWEEHYFSLMRAHFGRGSS
- a CDS encoding MBL fold metallo-hydrolase: MLGPTDVAPGVARVAARTPTLPPATHTNSYALGTREVLLVEPATPDDDELAEWLAWARGLVSAGRTLVGLLATHHHVDHVGGLDVLARELGLALFVHADTAARVAFRGPVRTLDDGDVLTLEGPHRMTLRVLHTPGHAPGHLCLFDEASGTLVVGDMVASEGTILIAPASGGGDMAAYLCQLRRLGALDAATALPAHGDPIHGPRAHFERYVAHRLAREERVRQATRAAGDTLDALVRVAYGDTPAALHPIAKLSLEAHLEKLVAEGHVKRDGDVFFSAGSTGGK